A region from the uncultured Stenotrophomonas sp. genome encodes:
- the phaC gene encoding putative K(+)/H(+) antiporter subunit C (Evidence 3 : Function proposed based on presence of conserved amino acid motif, structural feature or limited homology) has protein sequence MELALASAIGVLTAIGIYLTLRARSFDVILGMTFLSYATNLLIFAGGRLVSGKAPVLRDGIPADLAHQTDPLPQALVLTAIVIAFAMTAISIVLAMRSRSDNHSDHVDAHEPDEGRRGDGSGA, from the coding sequence ATGGAACTGGCGCTGGCAAGCGCGATCGGCGTGCTCACCGCCATCGGCATCTACCTGACGCTGCGTGCGCGCAGCTTCGACGTGATCCTCGGCATGACCTTCCTGTCCTACGCCACCAACCTGCTGATCTTCGCCGGCGGGCGGCTGGTCAGCGGCAAGGCGCCGGTACTGCGCGACGGCATCCCCGCCGACCTCGCGCACCAGACCGACCCGCTGCCGCAGGCGCTGGTATTGACCGCCATCGTGATCGCCTTCGCCATGACCGCGATCAGCATCGTGCTGGCCATGCGCAGCCGCAGCGACAACCACAGCGACCACGTCGATGCGCACGAGCCGGACGAAGGCCGGCGCGGTGATGGGAGCGGCGCATGA
- a CDS encoding conserved hypothetical protein (Evidence 4 : Homologs of previously reported genes of unknown function): MERSGEDRPRHALVFGGSGQIGERVLAGLLAAGWQVTAVSRVPRAPAPGVAWRLGDLSGAWQGPASFDAVFSCGPLDHFARWYAASDVGAVRVVAFGSTSVEVKGDSSEPAERDVARRLREAEAMLFATAHERGAAATVLRPTLVYGAGRDATLSAIAVLASRTGKTARFKMGGALLASRTGFFVLPSGADGLRQPVHVQDLADAALQVPQYPATAGRAYALGGGEVLGYAEMVRRVLAALRPQPRLLRVPAPLFRATLALAHAAGRLRGMNAAALARMREPLVFDIEPARRDFGYAPRRFDPTREMLVP; this comes from the coding sequence ATGGAACGAAGTGGCGAAGACCGGCCGCGGCACGCGCTGGTGTTCGGTGGCAGCGGGCAGATTGGCGAGCGCGTGCTGGCCGGCCTGCTGGCGGCCGGTTGGCAGGTGACGGCGGTATCGCGCGTGCCGCGTGCGCCGGCGCCGGGGGTGGCATGGCGGCTGGGCGACCTGTCCGGCGCGTGGCAGGGCCCGGCATCGTTCGATGCGGTGTTCAGTTGCGGCCCGCTCGACCACTTCGCGCGCTGGTATGCCGCCTCGGATGTCGGCGCCGTGCGCGTGGTGGCCTTCGGCTCCACCAGCGTCGAGGTCAAGGGGGATTCCAGCGAACCGGCCGAGCGCGACGTCGCCCGCCGCCTGCGCGAGGCCGAGGCCATGCTGTTCGCCACTGCGCACGAACGTGGCGCGGCGGCGACGGTGCTGCGTCCGACGCTGGTCTATGGCGCCGGCCGCGACGCCACGCTGAGCGCGATCGCCGTGCTGGCCTCGCGCACCGGCAAGACCGCGCGCTTCAAAATGGGCGGCGCGCTGCTGGCCTCGCGCACCGGCTTCTTCGTGCTGCCCTCCGGTGCCGATGGCCTGCGCCAGCCGGTGCACGTGCAGGATCTGGCCGACGCGGCGTTGCAGGTGCCACAGTACCCGGCCACGGCCGGGCGGGCCTACGCGCTGGGCGGCGGCGAGGTGCTGGGCTATGCCGAAATGGTGCGGCGGGTGCTGGCCGCGCTGCGGCCGCAACCGCGCCTGCTGCGCGTGCCGGCGCCGTTGTTCCGGGCCACGCTGGCGCTGGCACATGCCGCAGGCCGCCTGCGCGGCATGAATGCCGCGGCATTGGCGCGCATGCGCGAGCCGCTGGTGTTCGACATCGAACCGGCACGGCGCGACTTCGGCTACGCCCCGCGCCGGTTCGACCCGACCCGGGAAATGCTCGTCCCGTAG
- a CDS encoding Heat shock protein DnaJ domain protein, which yields MDARPPMRWYGKLLGFIAGALLFRPNPLFGAALGVLLGHAFDSDWFRLNRDAPYRELGLTREASDAEIDLAYRRLISQYHPDKVAGAAPELRAQAERKARQINAAYDRIKTLRKR from the coding sequence ATGGACGCCCGCCCGCCCATGCGCTGGTACGGAAAACTGCTCGGATTCATCGCCGGCGCATTGCTGTTCAGGCCCAACCCGCTGTTCGGCGCCGCGCTCGGCGTGCTGCTCGGCCATGCCTTCGACAGCGACTGGTTCCGGCTGAACCGCGATGCCCCGTACCGCGAGCTGGGCCTGACCCGCGAGGCCAGCGACGCCGAGATCGATCTGGCCTACCGCCGTCTGATCTCGCAGTACCACCCCGACAAGGTGGCCGGTGCCGCGCCGGAGTTGCGCGCCCAGGCCGAAAGGAAAGCCCGGCAAATCAATGCCGCCTATGACCGCATCAAAACCCTGCGCAAGCGCTGA
- the purC gene encoding Phosphoribosylaminoimidazole-succinocarboxamide synthase: MPTTLLQSDLPGLPLRHRGKVRDVFDIPRERLPADTPPGKYLLIVATDRLSAFDVVLPDPIPGKGEMLCQVSNFWFGKTEHLMPNHLTGIDVASVLPEGVDPALYARRAVVTKKLKPVPVEAIARGYLIGSGWKDYQRTGKVSGIVLPDGLQQAQQLPEPIFTPSTKAAVGDHDENIDFDAMVKAVGAELAEKVRDATLRIYKFAAEYAAEHGILLADTKFEFGTDADGRLYIMDEMLTPDSSRYWPADEYQLGTSPPSYDKQFVRDYLETLDWGKTAPGPELPAEVISRTRDKYAEALQKLAGIHID, from the coding sequence GTGCCAACCACGCTGCTGCAATCCGATCTTCCCGGCCTGCCCTTGCGCCACCGCGGCAAGGTGCGTGACGTGTTCGATATTCCGCGCGAACGGTTGCCTGCCGACACTCCCCCCGGCAAATACCTGCTGATCGTTGCCACCGACCGCCTGTCCGCGTTCGACGTGGTGCTGCCCGACCCGATCCCCGGCAAGGGCGAGATGCTGTGCCAGGTATCCAACTTCTGGTTCGGCAAGACCGAGCACCTGATGCCCAACCACCTCACCGGCATCGACGTGGCCAGCGTGCTGCCCGAGGGCGTGGACCCGGCGCTGTACGCCAGGCGCGCGGTGGTGACGAAGAAATTGAAGCCGGTGCCGGTGGAAGCCATCGCCCGCGGCTACCTGATCGGCAGCGGCTGGAAGGACTACCAGCGCACCGGCAAGGTCAGCGGCATCGTGCTGCCCGACGGCCTGCAACAGGCGCAGCAACTGCCCGAGCCGATCTTCACCCCGTCCACCAAGGCGGCGGTGGGCGACCACGACGAGAACATCGACTTCGACGCGATGGTCAAGGCGGTGGGCGCGGAACTGGCCGAGAAGGTGCGCGATGCCACCTTGCGCATCTACAAGTTCGCCGCCGAATACGCGGCCGAGCACGGCATCCTGCTGGCCGACACCAAGTTCGAGTTCGGCACCGACGCCGACGGCCGCCTGTACATCATGGACGAAATGCTGACCCCGGATTCCTCGCGTTACTGGCCGGCCGACGAGTACCAGCTCGGCACCAGCCCGCCGAGCTACGACAAGCAGTTCGTGCGCGACTACCTGGAGACGCTGGACTGGGGCAAGACCGCACCCGGCCCGGAACTGCCGGCCGAGGTGATTTCGCGCACCCGCGACAAATATGCCGAGGCGTTGCAGAAACTGGCCGGCATCCACATCGACTGA
- a CDS encoding UspA domain-containing protein has translation MTHTTPPPAAILLATDLSARCDRALSRALQLARQWEARLVVATVLPPAPPPQSFLATGPAPDATRLEQRLRRDIGADAEGVALSVRVTEGHVGRALLQLAAEEGCGLIITGIASDPAFELPLLGSTVLWLTRHSPLPLLVVHQRVRGHYRRLAVATDFSGSSANAANRALALFGQPLQLALVHALETPGSALLGGDHDTLLAQAHEQARTQARAFLAGLRPLPPPERIRLVIEPGDPAPLLQREAAEAELVVVATHGRGALFELLIGSVARRLVATLETDTLLVRDQHSRPPL, from the coding sequence ATGACGCACACCACCCCGCCGCCCGCCGCCATCCTGCTCGCCACCGACCTGAGCGCACGCTGCGACCGCGCGCTGTCCCGTGCACTGCAACTGGCACGGCAATGGGAGGCGCGGCTGGTGGTGGCGACCGTGCTGCCACCGGCACCGCCGCCGCAATCGTTCCTCGCCACCGGGCCTGCACCCGACGCCACCCGGCTGGAACAACGCCTGCGCCGCGACATCGGTGCGGACGCCGAGGGCGTCGCGCTGAGCGTGCGGGTGACCGAGGGTCACGTCGGCCGCGCACTGCTGCAGCTGGCCGCCGAGGAAGGCTGCGGGCTGATCATCACCGGCATCGCCAGCGACCCTGCGTTCGAGCTGCCGCTGCTGGGCTCCACCGTGCTGTGGCTGACGCGCCATTCGCCACTGCCGCTGCTGGTGGTGCACCAGCGCGTGCGCGGGCACTACCGCAGGTTGGCCGTGGCCACGGACTTCTCCGGCAGTTCGGCCAATGCCGCCAACCGCGCGCTGGCACTGTTCGGGCAGCCGTTGCAGTTGGCACTGGTGCACGCGCTGGAAACACCCGGCAGCGCACTGCTCGGCGGCGACCACGACACCCTGCTGGCGCAGGCGCACGAACAGGCGCGGACGCAGGCACGGGCCTTCCTCGCCGGGCTGCGGCCGCTGCCGCCGCCGGAACGGATACGGCTGGTGATCGAGCCGGGCGACCCGGCACCGCTGCTGCAGCGGGAGGCCGCCGAAGCCGAGCTGGTGGTGGTGGCCACGCACGGGCGCGGCGCGCTGTTCGAGCTGTTGATCGGCAGCGTCGCACGCAGGCTGGTGGCGACGCTGGAGACGGACACCCTGCTGGTCCGCGACCAGCACTCGCGCCCGCCGCTGTAG
- the rpe gene encoding D-ribulose-5-phosphate 3-epimerase (Evidence 2a : Function of homologous gene experimentally demonstrated in an other organism; PubMedId : 7603433, 9729441; Product type e : enzyme) has translation MSNCIIAPSILSANFAKLGEEVDNVLAAGADWVHFDVMDNHYVPNLTIGPMVCQALRKHGVTAPIDVHLMVEPVDRIVPDFAEAGASLISFHPEASKHVHRTIQLIKSHGCKAGLVLNPATPVEVLDWVLDDLDLVLLMSVNPGFGGQAFIPSTLDKLRAVRAMIDKRGRPVLLEVDGGVKADNIGEIAAAGADAFVAGSAIFNAPDYAQVIAQMRANVAAARG, from the coding sequence ATGTCCAACTGCATCATCGCCCCGTCCATCCTGTCGGCCAATTTCGCCAAGCTGGGCGAGGAGGTCGACAACGTGCTCGCCGCCGGCGCGGACTGGGTCCATTTCGACGTGATGGACAACCACTACGTGCCCAACCTGACCATCGGCCCGATGGTCTGCCAGGCGCTGCGCAAGCACGGCGTGACCGCCCCAATCGACGTGCACCTGATGGTCGAGCCGGTGGACCGCATCGTCCCCGACTTCGCCGAGGCCGGCGCCAGCTTGATCAGCTTCCATCCGGAGGCATCGAAGCACGTGCATCGCACCATCCAGCTGATCAAGTCGCACGGCTGCAAGGCCGGGCTGGTGCTGAATCCGGCCACGCCGGTGGAAGTGCTGGACTGGGTGCTGGACGACCTGGACCTGGTGCTGCTGATGTCGGTCAACCCCGGCTTCGGCGGGCAGGCCTTCATCCCGTCCACGCTGGACAAGCTGCGTGCGGTACGGGCGATGATCGACAAGCGCGGCAGACCGGTGCTGCTGGAGGTCGATGGCGGCGTGAAGGCCGACAACATCGGCGAGATCGCCGCCGCCGGTGCGGACGCCTTCGTTGCCGGTTCGGCCATTTTCAACGCACCCGACTATGCGCAGGTGATCGCGCAGATGCGCGCCAACGTCGCCGCGGCACGGGGCTGA
- the SAT gene encoding Diamine acetyltransferase 2 produces MAVGLRIRPAVADDAGLILRFIRELAVYEKAEASVQTDEAGIRASLFGTDAKAQALVCERDGAAIGYAVFFYNYSTWLGRNGIYLEDLYVSPEHRGCGAGKALLQHIARLAVEQGCGRFEWSVLDWNTPAIDFYTAAGARPQDEWTVYRLEGDALRRFARG; encoded by the coding sequence GTGGCCGTCGGCCTGCGCATCCGCCCGGCGGTTGCCGATGACGCCGGCCTGATTCTGCGCTTCATCCGCGAACTGGCGGTCTACGAAAAGGCCGAAGCATCGGTGCAGACCGACGAGGCCGGCATCCGTGCCAGCCTGTTCGGCACGGACGCCAAGGCGCAGGCGCTGGTCTGCGAGCGCGATGGCGCGGCGATCGGGTATGCCGTTTTCTTCTACAACTACTCCACCTGGTTGGGACGCAACGGCATCTACCTGGAAGACCTGTACGTCAGCCCCGAGCATCGCGGCTGTGGCGCAGGCAAGGCATTGCTGCAACACATCGCACGTCTGGCGGTGGAACAGGGCTGCGGCCGCTTCGAGTGGTCGGTGCTGGACTGGAACACCCCGGCGATCGATTTCTACACCGCCGCCGGCGCCAGGCCGCAGGACGAATGGACGGTGTACCGGCTGGAAGGCGATGCGTTGCGGCGTTTCGCAAGGGGGTAG
- a CDS encoding conserved membrane hypothetical protein (Evidence 4 : Homologs of previously reported genes of unknown function): MDMSTARPIDRWFASYSGDHRNATNQAIHVFAVPAIAWSVIALLWCIPPLLPWFQYGIWAALAMFGAWAYYNRLSRPLGIGMLILFFTAGCICRLVEERYGLHALLYTGIGLFVVAWIAQFIGHHIEGRRPSFLTDLTYLLIGPIWVLAKLYRQFGWRY, encoded by the coding sequence ATGGACATGAGCACCGCCCGCCCCATCGACCGCTGGTTCGCCAGCTACTCCGGCGACCATCGCAACGCCACCAACCAGGCCATCCACGTGTTCGCGGTACCGGCCATCGCGTGGTCGGTGATCGCGCTGCTGTGGTGCATTCCGCCGCTGCTGCCGTGGTTCCAGTACGGCATCTGGGCGGCGCTGGCGATGTTCGGCGCATGGGCGTACTACAACCGCCTGTCGCGGCCACTGGGCATCGGCATGCTGATCCTGTTCTTCACCGCCGGCTGCATCTGCCGGCTGGTCGAGGAGCGCTACGGGCTGCATGCGCTGCTGTACACCGGCATCGGCCTGTTCGTGGTGGCGTGGATCGCGCAGTTCATCGGCCACCACATCGAAGGCCGCCGGCCCAGCTTCCTCACCGACCTGACCTACCTGCTGATCGGCCCGATCTGGGTGCTGGCCAAGCTGTACCGGCAGTTCGGCTGGAGGTATTGA
- the phaAB gene encoding putative K(+)/H(+) antiporter subunit A/B (Evidence 3 : Function proposed based on presence of conserved amino acid motif, structural feature or limited homology), with amino-acid sequence MTSVLPLLLALPFLTAALIALHGRLSRSAGAWLAALAPLLGLVLLGAMTPAVLDGAVPRAGWPWLPQIGLDFSLRLDGLAWLFAGLVLGIGALVVLYARYYMSPEDPVPRFFSFLLLFMGSMLGMVLSGNLLLLVVFWELTSISSFLLIGFWSHRRDAREGARMALVITAAGGLALLAGVLLIGRIVGSFDLDAVLASGELIRGHRLYPWVLLLVLAGIFTKSAQFPFHFWLPHAMAAPTPVSAYLHSATMVKAGVFLLARLHPALAGSELFFYVVSGIGAVTLLVGAWNAIFQHDLKGLLAYSTISHLGLITLLFGLSTPMAVVAGVFHILNHATFKASLFMAAGIIDHETGTRDMRRLGGLRRLMPFTSALAIVASLAMAGIPLLNGFLSKEMLFAEALATGGPQWMRAAVSGTALLAGILGVAYSLRFVHDTFFGKGPLDIDVAPHEPPRWMKLPVEILVLICLAVGIVPALTVAPVLRAGAQAILGPALPDYSLSIWHGFNLPLAMSAVGVAGGIALYFGLRRLTDLYAARNHPLGKQAFQRGMDALFGLAQRCTHALTNGGLQRMLLALVLVAMAAAAAPHLAAPAWPAWPSPQPMPLLGWALWLVMLACALGGLFLYRQRLLAVIVVGGTGLMVALTFVFLSAPDLALTQLMVEMVTLALMLLGMNYLPAQSPPEHGRWRKRRDALIAIVAGTGLAALAYTMMTLPPDTVAGEMLRRSLPEAYGHNVVNVILVDFRGFDTFGEITVFGIAALVVHALLRRSRMAPEQIMPGPPIKLPVPADLAQIMFPLTLTVSIFLFLRGHNAPGGGFIAGLVLAVPLLIQYVIQGTASVESRFGFDYIRCIGTGLLVALLSGAASLLFGVPFLTSGHLVLELPLVGELELASAMGFDTGVYLVVFGGVMLILSMMGTIKPSRTRNARHGEIDLQRRSARTGEMH; translated from the coding sequence ATGACATCCGTTCTCCCCCTGCTGCTCGCGCTGCCGTTCCTGACGGCCGCGCTGATCGCCCTGCACGGCCGCCTGTCGCGTAGCGCCGGCGCATGGCTGGCCGCGCTGGCCCCCCTGTTGGGGCTGGTGCTGCTGGGCGCCATGACCCCGGCCGTGCTCGACGGCGCGGTGCCGCGCGCCGGCTGGCCGTGGCTGCCGCAGATCGGGCTGGACTTCAGCCTGCGCCTGGACGGATTGGCATGGCTGTTCGCCGGGCTGGTGCTGGGCATCGGCGCGCTGGTGGTGCTGTACGCACGCTACTACATGTCGCCCGAAGACCCCGTGCCCCGTTTTTTCTCGTTTCTGCTGCTGTTCATGGGCTCGATGCTGGGCATGGTGCTGTCCGGCAACCTGTTGCTGCTGGTGGTGTTCTGGGAGCTGACCAGCATCAGCTCGTTCCTGCTGATCGGCTTCTGGTCGCACCGCAGGGACGCGCGCGAAGGCGCGCGCATGGCGCTGGTCATCACCGCCGCCGGCGGGCTGGCGCTGCTGGCTGGCGTGTTGCTGATCGGGCGCATCGTCGGCAGCTTCGACCTGGACGCGGTGCTGGCCTCGGGCGAGCTGATCCGTGGCCACCGGCTGTACCCGTGGGTGCTGCTGCTGGTGCTGGCCGGCATCTTCACCAAGAGCGCGCAGTTCCCGTTCCACTTCTGGCTGCCGCACGCGATGGCCGCGCCGACCCCGGTGTCGGCCTACCTGCATTCGGCGACGATGGTGAAGGCCGGCGTGTTCCTGCTGGCACGGCTGCACCCGGCGCTGGCCGGCAGCGAGCTGTTCTTCTACGTGGTCAGCGGCATCGGCGCGGTCACCCTGCTGGTCGGCGCGTGGAACGCGATCTTCCAGCACGACCTCAAGGGCCTGCTGGCGTACTCGACGATCTCCCACCTGGGCCTGATCACCCTGCTGTTCGGCCTGTCCACGCCGATGGCGGTGGTCGCCGGCGTGTTCCACATCCTCAACCACGCCACCTTCAAGGCCTCGCTGTTCATGGCCGCCGGCATCATCGACCACGAGACCGGCACCCGCGACATGCGCCGGCTCGGCGGCCTGCGCCGGCTGATGCCGTTCACCAGCGCGCTGGCGATCGTCGCCTCGCTGGCGATGGCCGGCATCCCGCTGCTCAACGGCTTTTTGTCCAAGGAAATGCTGTTCGCCGAGGCGCTGGCCACCGGCGGCCCGCAGTGGATGCGCGCAGCGGTCAGCGGCACCGCGCTGCTGGCCGGCATTCTCGGCGTGGCCTACAGCCTGCGCTTCGTGCACGACACCTTCTTCGGCAAGGGCCCGCTGGACATCGACGTGGCGCCGCACGAACCGCCGCGCTGGATGAAGCTGCCGGTGGAGATCCTGGTGCTGATCTGCCTTGCGGTCGGCATCGTGCCGGCGCTGACCGTGGCGCCGGTGCTGCGGGCCGGCGCGCAGGCGATCCTCGGCCCGGCCCTGCCCGATTACAGCCTGTCGATCTGGCATGGCTTCAACCTGCCGCTGGCGATGAGCGCGGTCGGCGTGGCCGGCGGCATCGCACTGTATTTCGGCCTGCGCCGGCTCACCGATCTGTACGCCGCGCGCAACCACCCGCTCGGCAAGCAGGCTTTCCAGCGCGGCATGGACGCCCTGTTCGGCCTCGCCCAGCGCTGCACCCACGCGCTGACCAACGGCGGCCTGCAGCGGATGCTGCTGGCGCTGGTACTGGTGGCGATGGCCGCTGCCGCCGCGCCCCACCTGGCTGCCCCCGCATGGCCGGCGTGGCCATCGCCGCAACCAATGCCGCTGCTGGGCTGGGCGCTGTGGCTGGTGATGCTGGCCTGCGCGCTCGGCGGCCTGTTCCTGTACCGGCAGCGCCTGCTGGCAGTGATCGTGGTCGGCGGCACCGGGCTGATGGTGGCGCTGACCTTCGTGTTCCTGTCGGCGCCGGACCTGGCGCTGACCCAGCTGATGGTGGAAATGGTGACGCTGGCGCTGATGCTGCTGGGCATGAACTACCTGCCCGCGCAGTCGCCGCCCGAGCACGGCCGCTGGCGCAAGCGCCGCGACGCGCTGATCGCCATCGTCGCCGGCACCGGGCTGGCGGCGCTGGCCTACACGATGATGACGCTGCCGCCGGACACCGTGGCCGGCGAGATGCTGCGCCGCTCGCTGCCCGAGGCCTACGGCCACAACGTGGTCAACGTGATCCTGGTGGACTTCCGCGGCTTCGACACCTTCGGCGAGATCACCGTGTTCGGCATCGCCGCGCTGGTGGTGCACGCGCTGCTGCGGCGCTCGCGGATGGCGCCGGAGCAGATCATGCCCGGCCCGCCGATCAAGCTGCCGGTGCCGGCCGACCTGGCGCAGATCATGTTCCCGCTCACTCTTACTGTGTCGATCTTCCTGTTCCTGCGCGGCCACAACGCGCCCGGCGGCGGCTTCATCGCCGGGCTGGTGCTGGCGGTGCCGCTGCTGATCCAGTACGTGATCCAGGGCACTGCGTCGGTGGAATCGCGCTTCGGCTTCGATTACATCCGCTGCATCGGCACCGGCCTGCTGGTGGCGCTGCTGTCCGGCGCGGCCTCGCTGCTGTTCGGCGTGCCGTTCCTGACCAGCGGCCACCTCGTGCTGGAGCTGCCGCTGGTCGGCGAGCTGGAGCTGGCCAGCGCGATGGGCTTCGACACCGGCGTCTACCTGGTGGTGTTCGGCGGGGTGATGCTGATCCTGTCGATGATGGGCACCATCAAGCCCTCGCGCACGCGCAACGCGCGCCACGGCGAGATCGACCTGCAACGCCGCTCGGCCCGCACCGGGGAGATGCACTGA
- the phaD gene encoding putative pH adaptation potassium efflux protein (Evidence 3 : Function proposed based on presence of conserved amino acid motif, structural feature or limited homology) has product MSHLVILPILVPMLGAALSLFVEHRRYGPKVQRSVAWASLALLALVESQLLARTLQGEVLVYLLGDWPARLGIALVADRLAGWMLGTTLLLAAACLLQALHGVERMARHSVRVQRDSLDAVHGAAACLLHACTGWDRRAPHFHALFQFQLVGLNGAFLTGDIFNLFVFFEVLLSASYGLLLSGGRGLRLRIGLHYVVFNVSASTVFLIALGMLYATLGSLNMAEIGQRIATLPPTHLKLAKTALGLLMVVFCAKAALLPLYLWLPESYARAPAAVAALFVIMTKVGLYAVLRISTQWFGSDAGALAGYGADWLLWAGLATLLVAALGALAATRLRVQVAYLVVVSAATLFIAFALGNAGTLAAGLFYLPHSTFTAAALFLVADLIRRRRFRAGEREGHELAAALPGKTVPGLLFLLGAVAMAGLPPLAGFLAKATLLAAVPDAHIGVVWAAVLGSGLLVIIALVRSGIRLFWHVPGDDDAPPLPDPDVPARPFETAATTLLLACTVAMSLFAAPLMRQADATAAQLLSPQHYLLDVRGTVPQSRAP; this is encoded by the coding sequence ATGAGCCACCTGGTGATCCTGCCGATCCTGGTACCGATGCTCGGCGCCGCGTTGTCGCTGTTCGTCGAGCACCGCCGCTACGGGCCCAAGGTGCAGCGCAGCGTGGCCTGGGCCAGCCTGGCACTGCTGGCGCTGGTCGAATCGCAGCTGCTCGCGCGCACGCTGCAGGGCGAGGTGCTGGTCTATCTGCTCGGCGACTGGCCGGCGCGGCTGGGCATCGCACTGGTCGCCGACCGCCTGGCCGGCTGGATGCTGGGCACCACCCTGCTGCTGGCCGCGGCCTGCCTGCTGCAGGCGCTGCACGGCGTCGAGCGAATGGCGCGGCATTCGGTCCGGGTGCAGCGCGATTCGCTCGACGCCGTGCATGGTGCCGCGGCCTGCCTGCTGCATGCCTGCACCGGTTGGGACCGGCGCGCACCGCACTTCCACGCGCTGTTCCAGTTCCAGCTGGTCGGCCTCAACGGCGCGTTCCTGACCGGCGACATCTTCAACCTGTTCGTGTTCTTCGAGGTGCTGCTGAGCGCCTCCTACGGCCTGCTGCTGTCCGGCGGCCGCGGCCTGCGCCTGCGCATCGGCCTGCATTACGTGGTGTTCAACGTCAGCGCCTCGACCGTGTTCCTGATCGCGCTGGGCATGCTCTACGCCACGCTGGGCTCGTTGAACATGGCCGAGATCGGCCAGCGCATCGCCACCCTGCCGCCCACCCACCTGAAGCTGGCCAAGACCGCGCTGGGGCTGCTGATGGTGGTGTTCTGCGCCAAGGCCGCGCTGTTGCCGCTGTACCTGTGGCTGCCGGAGTCCTACGCACGCGCGCCGGCGGCCGTGGCCGCGCTGTTCGTGATCATGACCAAGGTCGGCCTCTACGCAGTGCTGCGGATAAGCACGCAATGGTTCGGCAGCGATGCCGGCGCGCTGGCCGGCTACGGCGCCGACTGGCTGCTGTGGGCCGGGCTGGCAACGCTGCTGGTGGCCGCGCTGGGCGCGCTGGCCGCCACCCGCCTGCGGGTGCAGGTGGCCTACCTGGTGGTGGTGTCGGCGGCCACCCTGTTCATCGCCTTCGCGCTGGGCAACGCCGGCACGCTGGCTGCTGGCCTGTTCTACCTGCCGCACAGCACCTTCACCGCCGCCGCGCTGTTCCTGGTCGCCGACCTGATCCGCCGCCGTCGCTTCCGCGCTGGCGAGCGCGAGGGCCACGAGTTGGCCGCGGCGCTGCCGGGCAAGACCGTGCCGGGGCTGCTGTTCCTGCTCGGCGCGGTAGCGATGGCCGGGCTGCCGCCGCTGGCCGGCTTCCTCGCCAAGGCGACGCTGCTGGCGGCGGTGCCGGACGCGCACATCGGCGTGGTATGGGCGGCGGTGCTGGGCAGCGGCCTGCTGGTGATCATCGCGCTGGTGCGCAGCGGTATCCGCCTGTTCTGGCACGTGCCCGGCGATGACGACGCGCCGCCCCTGCCCGATCCCGACGTGCCGGCGCGGCCGTTCGAGACCGCCGCCACCACCCTGCTGCTGGCCTGCACGGTGGCGATGAGCCTGTTTGCCGCACCGCTGATGCGGCAGGCCGACGCCACCGCCGCGCAGTTGCTGTCGCCGCAGCACTACCTGCTCGACGTGCGCGGCACCGTGCCGCAATCGAGGGCGCCATGA